The Apteryx mantelli isolate bAptMan1 chromosome Z, bAptMan1.hap1, whole genome shotgun sequence genome has a segment encoding these proteins:
- the CCDC152 gene encoding coiled-coil domain-containing protein 152, producing MKNISLVNLGKLLDDFSVIEKKISEINEANNLLVLQLEKSNMLVKLSQSKEDSVKEECTALQNVINGLTQTIENQCNVKDENERLKDNIHILEEKLKAREQEYKLQIEKLLIEIKNKEEDHKLEITRLNCDMEKKIELIEVEYKEQIEKKELEIIELTRQLKTQDEEKQNEIIKLQIEFNAKLARVQNKTAKSFSDVSVLPQSIYRRKLQHLQEEKNKEIEILRNTIRDLEQRLNKGQDSHFKRKRF from the exons ATGAAGAATATCAGTTTGGTCAATCTTGGTAAACTTCTAGATGACTTCTCAGTGATAGAAAAG AAAATATCAGAAATTAATGAAGCAAATAACCTACTAGTTCTTCAGCTGGAAAAATCTAACATGTTGGTAAAATTAAGCCAATCAAAAGAGGATTCAGTAAAAGAAG AATGTACTGCTCTACAGAATGTGATAAATGGTCTAACACAAACTATTGAAAACCAATGTAACGTGAaag ATGAAAATGAGAGACTGAAGGATAACATTCACATCTTGGAAGAGAAATTAAAGGCTCGTGAACAG GAATATAAACTTCAGATTGAGAAGCTTTTgatagaaattaaaaacaaagaggaaGACCACAAATTAGAAATCACACGATTGAATTgcgacatggaaaaaaaaa tTGAATTAATAGAAGTGGAATATAAAGAACAAATagagaaaaaagaactggaaatAATAGAGTTAACTAGACAGCTGAAAACTCAAGATgaagagaagcaaaatgaaataattaaactgCAGATAGAG TTCAATGCTAAATTAGCAAGAGTTcagaataaaacagcaaaatcatTTTCAGATGTGTCTGTCTTGCCACAAAGTATCTATCGAAGG AAGCTGCAGCAtctccaggaggaaaaaaacaaggaaattgaAATTCTGCGTAACACCATAAGAGACTTGGAGCAACGTCTTAATAAAGGCCAGGACTCACACTTCAAACGGAAGCGTTTTTGA